The Lewinellaceae bacterium genome has a segment encoding these proteins:
- a CDS encoding nucleotidyltransferase translates to MKPTLLILAAGMGSRYGGLKQLDGVGPNNEAIIEYSIFDAMRAGFGKVVFVIRKDIEDVFREKIGSQFEGKIKVEYVFQELDTPVKGITKWPHREKPWGTAHAMLVAHEVVKEPFVVINADDYYGVSAYTDMVRFLTTSCTPDHHAMAGYFLDNTLSEHGEVNRGVCEMNEDNYLIDVVERLNIRRNQNGVAEYLENGNRFPLQDGTLVSMNFWGFHPAIFEDIREEFVKFVEANQNNPKAEFFIPLFVNAFIKRGKIKVSVLPCNDNWYGVTYIEDKEKVQEAFAKLIADGVYKKDLW, encoded by the coding sequence ATGAAACCTACTTTATTGATACTCGCTGCCGGAATGGGCAGTCGCTACGGCGGACTCAAACAACTGGACGGCGTTGGCCCCAATAACGAAGCCATTATAGAATATTCCATTTTTGATGCCATGCGTGCTGGTTTTGGCAAGGTGGTTTTTGTTATTAGGAAAGATATTGAAGATGTATTCCGGGAAAAAATCGGCAGCCAGTTTGAAGGCAAAATAAAAGTGGAGTACGTATTCCAGGAACTCGACACGCCCGTCAAAGGGATTACAAAATGGCCCCACCGGGAAAAACCATGGGGTACTGCCCACGCCATGCTGGTCGCTCATGAAGTGGTCAAAGAACCCTTTGTAGTGATCAATGCTGATGACTATTACGGCGTTTCCGCTTATACGGATATGGTCAGGTTTTTGACAACATCCTGCACCCCCGACCATCATGCCATGGCCGGTTATTTTCTGGACAATACCCTTTCCGAACATGGGGAGGTCAACCGGGGAGTTTGTGAAATGAATGAAGACAATTACCTCATCGATGTAGTGGAAAGACTCAATATCCGCCGGAATCAAAATGGGGTAGCGGAATATTTAGAAAATGGAAACCGTTTCCCGCTCCAGGACGGCACCCTGGTTTCCATGAATTTCTGGGGTTTCCATCCCGCCATTTTTGAAGACATCCGTGAAGAATTTGTCAAATTCGTCGAAGCCAACCAAAACAACCCTAAGGCTGAATTCTTTATTCCGCTTTTTGTCAACGCTTTTATCAAAAGGGGCAAAATAAAAGTCAGCGTGCTGCCCTGTAACGACAACTGGTATGGGGTAACTTATATAGAAGATAAGGAAAAAGTGCAGGAAGCTTTTGCAAAATTGATCGCCGATGGCGTTTATAAAAAAGATCTTTGGTAG
- a CDS encoding aldehyde dehydrogenase family protein yields the protein MDKSFLTELGIKEQNDGTSTGLKSSNSGSYIKSYSPVDGAFIGSVSESTEAEYEATLSTAAAAFKTWRKMPAPQRGEIVRQYGEALRKHKDALGRLVSYEMGKSLQEGWGEVQEMIDICDFAVGQSRQLYGLSMHSERPEHRMMEQWHPLGIVGVISSFNFPVAVWAWNTMIALIAGDVVVWKPSSKTPVSAVACMNLFKSILKDNNIQEGVVSLVCSRKAGQLLVDDKRVPLISATGSTAMGQLIAPKIAHRFGRSILELGGNNAIIITPNANMELVLPSVVFGAVGTAGQRCTSTRRIIVHEAIYDEVKAKLANAYAQLRIGDPLDMNNHVGPLIDETAVNDYLRAIEEVKKAGGSFVVEGGVLEGAQYGTGFYVKPCIAEVENHWEIVQQETFAPVLYMIKYKDIDEAIAMQNDVPQGLSSAILTDSVREAEAFLSCAGSDCGIANVNIGTSGAEIGGAFGGEKETGGGRESGSDSWKTYMRRQTNTVNYSTSIPLAQGIKFEL from the coding sequence ATGGACAAAAGTTTTTTAACAGAATTGGGGATTAAGGAACAAAATGACGGGACAAGCACCGGACTTAAATCCTCTAATTCAGGAAGTTATATAAAATCATATTCTCCCGTCGACGGGGCTTTTATCGGAAGCGTCAGTGAATCAACGGAAGCGGAATATGAAGCTACCTTAAGTACCGCAGCAGCGGCTTTTAAGACCTGGAGAAAAATGCCCGCACCGCAGCGGGGAGAGATCGTACGTCAGTATGGAGAAGCTTTGCGCAAGCATAAAGATGCGCTCGGCCGCCTGGTATCTTATGAGATGGGAAAGAGCCTCCAGGAAGGCTGGGGCGAAGTACAGGAGATGATCGATATCTGTGATTTTGCCGTAGGGCAATCACGCCAGCTGTATGGATTGAGCATGCACTCTGAGCGTCCGGAGCACCGGATGATGGAACAATGGCATCCGCTTGGAATCGTTGGGGTTATTTCTTCCTTCAACTTCCCGGTAGCCGTTTGGGCCTGGAATACGATGATCGCTTTGATTGCAGGTGACGTGGTCGTTTGGAAGCCCTCTTCTAAAACGCCGGTCAGTGCTGTAGCCTGCATGAATCTTTTTAAATCTATTTTGAAAGACAACAATATTCAGGAAGGAGTCGTAAGCCTGGTTTGTTCCCGTAAAGCAGGACAACTGTTGGTGGATGATAAAAGAGTGCCACTGATCTCTGCTACAGGAAGTACCGCCATGGGACAATTGATCGCTCCTAAGATCGCTCATCGTTTTGGTCGCTCCATCCTTGAGTTAGGAGGAAACAATGCGATAATTATTACGCCTAATGCCAATATGGAACTGGTATTACCCAGTGTTGTTTTTGGAGCGGTAGGTACGGCAGGGCAGCGTTGCACCAGTACGCGCAGAATCATCGTACATGAAGCTATTTACGATGAAGTGAAAGCGAAACTCGCAAATGCTTATGCCCAGTTAAGGATTGGGGATCCTTTGGATATGAACAACCACGTAGGCCCGTTAATTGATGAAACGGCTGTTAATGATTACCTACGTGCCATTGAAGAAGTAAAAAAAGCAGGAGGTTCATTTGTGGTAGAAGGCGGTGTACTGGAAGGAGCGCAGTATGGAACAGGATTCTACGTCAAACCATGTATCGCAGAGGTGGAGAATCACTGGGAAATTGTTCAGCAAGAGACTTTTGCCCCGGTATTATACATGATTAAATATAAGGATATCGATGAGGCCATTGCCATGCAAAATGATGTTCCTCAAGGGCTTTCTTCTGCTATTTTAACGGATAGTGTCAGAGAAGCAGAGGCATTTCTCAGTTGTGCCGGCTCAGATTGCGGTATTGCCAATGTAAATATCGGCACCAGTGGTGCAGAGATCGGAGGCGCTTTTGGAGGTGAAAAAGAAACAGGCGGAGGTCGCGAAAGCGGTTCGGATTCCTGGAAAACTTATATGCGCAGGCAGACCAATACGGTGAATTACAGCACCAGTATTCCTTTGGCCCAGGGCATTAAATTTGAGTTGTAA
- a CDS encoding T9SS type A sorting domain-containing protein: MKFFTTLSFLLLLFSLSAQVNCPNVSAQVLGASCAGASDGIINISVTDGVAPYSFQWNTGTTTQNIAGLSPGGYSVTVTDSLGCVAQFPAVNTIEMPLLIPDATGQSLIVPMVVDQFAADAVVTSGDDFEICVTMEHSWLRDLAIGLRCPDGTKIILHDHPGNVGGEVFMGEPIDNDNDVAIPGTGYQYCWKSTSISGTILQNIKGGLQTLPAGTYSAYESFDNFIGCPLNGTWSLEIEDTWGNDNGFVFEWHLLINDNNVELLTVRDSEVDCADCQENFHCMQWLRDTISHNVDLYDWVEKANWNGRTVFLASHGNSDDGGYTSFFDCSGNLFQTFYAGFVQTYFPNPPFVTFEALTERQFIWSDAVVLADCGAALSVENTSTTGVSCFGENDGMACAAALGGLPPYTFLWEDGNGFTLEGECIANIPAGVYSLTAIDANQVQTESVAVEIQHPNEIVINIQLMPDSENQSCVPFINISGGVAPFSISWTPEVVTDEILVSVEDANGCTSEATATCVVNGIHEIAGLEYLSLSPNPTDGLFYFTAGFSTYKTVELKVRNVTGQVVLSREVSGKSLEERLDLGGQSGGMYFVEMISEGKRVVEKLVLVK; encoded by the coding sequence ATGAAGTTTTTTACGACCCTTTCTTTTCTTTTGCTGCTGTTTTCCCTTTCTGCCCAGGTGAATTGTCCGAATGTTTCAGCCCAGGTTTTGGGGGCTTCCTGTGCCGGAGCCAGCGATGGAATCATCAATATATCGGTTACAGACGGGGTGGCTCCTTATAGTTTCCAGTGGAATACCGGAACTACTACTCAAAATATCGCCGGGCTTTCTCCCGGGGGATATTCGGTTACGGTGACGGACAGTTTAGGATGTGTGGCTCAATTCCCCGCAGTCAATACCATAGAGATGCCTTTACTCATTCCTGATGCTACCGGCCAGTCGCTAATCGTTCCTATGGTGGTCGATCAGTTTGCGGCGGATGCTGTAGTCACTTCAGGGGATGATTTTGAGATTTGTGTAACGATGGAGCACTCCTGGTTGAGAGATCTGGCTATTGGATTGCGATGCCCTGACGGCACAAAGATCATCCTGCATGACCACCCCGGAAATGTGGGTGGAGAAGTTTTTATGGGGGAGCCCATTGATAATGATAATGATGTGGCGATACCAGGAACGGGCTACCAGTATTGCTGGAAATCCACTTCCATTAGCGGAACGATCCTTCAAAATATAAAAGGGGGATTGCAGACATTGCCGGCGGGAACTTATTCTGCTTATGAATCATTTGATAATTTTATCGGATGCCCGCTGAATGGTACCTGGTCATTGGAGATCGAGGATACCTGGGGGAATGATAATGGTTTTGTTTTTGAATGGCATTTGTTGATCAATGATAACAATGTTGAATTGCTTACGGTCCGTGATTCGGAAGTGGATTGTGCCGATTGCCAGGAAAATTTTCATTGCATGCAGTGGCTGCGGGATACCATTAGTCATAATGTGGATTTGTACGATTGGGTAGAAAAAGCGAATTGGAATGGCCGTACGGTTTTCCTGGCTTCGCATGGCAACTCAGATGATGGAGGATATACCTCATTCTTTGATTGTTCGGGAAATCTTTTCCAGACTTTTTATGCTGGATTCGTTCAGACCTATTTCCCCAATCCTCCTTTTGTGACCTTCGAAGCGCTTACGGAACGTCAGTTTATCTGGTCGGATGCAGTGGTTCTTGCCGATTGTGGTGCGGCCCTTTCTGTTGAAAATACCTCTACGACAGGTGTTTCCTGTTTTGGTGAAAATGACGGAATGGCCTGTGCGGCGGCCCTCGGAGGGTTGCCTCCTTATACTTTCCTGTGGGAAGATGGTAACGGTTTTACCCTTGAAGGAGAATGTATCGCCAATATTCCTGCGGGAGTTTATTCATTGACGGCCATTGATGCCAATCAGGTTCAGACAGAATCCGTAGCGGTAGAAATTCAACATCCGAATGAGATAGTGATCAATATCCAACTGATGCCTGATTCTGAAAATCAAAGTTGTGTGCCGTTTATTAATATTTCAGGCGGAGTGGCTCCGTTTTCCATCAGCTGGACACCGGAGGTGGTGACGGATGAAATTTTGGTCAGTGTGGAGGATGCCAATGGTTGTACCTCGGAGGCTACGGCCACTTGTGTAGTCAATGGAATCCACGAGATAGCGGGCCTGGAATATTTGAGTTTATCGCCGAATCCGACGGACGGATTGTTTTATTTCACGGCAGGTTTTAGTACCTACAAAACAGTGGAACTTAAAGTCAGGAATGTAACCGGACAGGTGGTGCTTTCCCGGGAAGTTTCAGGTAAATCGCTGGAAGAGCGCCTGGACCTCGGTGGCCAGTCGGGAGGGATGTATTTTGTGGAAATGATTAGCGAAGGTAAAAGAGTGGTGGAAAAACTGGTTTTGGTAAAATAA
- a CDS encoding M23 family metallopeptidase, protein MRFLFSSSLLLLLFSFTGFAQNGASSFQSPIKHTIRLSGTFGELRSNHFHSGIDIKGMVGEPILSAEDGYVSRIKVSGSGYGKVLYVTHPNGYTSVYAHLREFKKNIQEYIEDYQYKNQKFDIEIFPNPEQFVVKKGEEIAKMGVTGHSFGPHLHFEVRETDSEKPVNPLLMGLKVEDNLAPRLHEIRVYEMTDHFETIDATTFALFKGKNSQQYQVKGDTVFVRSNVVGLALKAYDHMTGVTNWNGLFSCSMLRNDSLVFEFKLDGFSLDDTRYINAHLDYQQQLTKQSYFNRCFQLPGNLLPIYHHVKNKGIITLKEGKAERITLIAADANGNTTKAEFWIKKSRLPEKKFQPVYNYFLPYDEENMIDNGSMILYMPEGTLYENLYLDFASTAEESADIYSSYFHIHDYKTPVHKFYDLSIFPYKLPEAMKDKAFIAYCPPGGSVVNYGGKWEGKMLKTKVRDLGDFTVMIDTIAPTVKPYQFKANMQGIASMMFTIHDNFRTAGNAEGLSWYATIDDQWILMELDAKKNRLIYTFDDRIPRGKHTLKLSVWDGKNNKTTLEKDFLN, encoded by the coding sequence ATGCGCTTTTTATTCTCTTCATCACTTTTACTTTTGCTGTTTTCCTTTACCGGTTTTGCCCAAAACGGTGCCTCCTCCTTTCAATCCCCCATAAAACATACGATAAGGCTGTCGGGTACTTTCGGGGAGTTACGTTCGAATCACTTTCATTCCGGTATCGACATCAAAGGCATGGTTGGCGAACCGATATTGTCTGCCGAAGACGGATATGTTTCAAGGATAAAAGTAAGCGGCTCCGGTTATGGAAAAGTACTGTATGTTACCCATCCCAACGGGTATACCAGCGTATATGCCCATTTAAGGGAGTTTAAAAAAAATATTCAGGAATACATTGAAGATTACCAGTATAAGAACCAAAAATTTGATATCGAAATTTTCCCTAACCCGGAACAATTTGTGGTCAAAAAGGGAGAAGAAATCGCAAAAATGGGGGTGACCGGACACAGTTTTGGGCCACATCTTCATTTTGAGGTACGTGAGACTGATTCGGAAAAACCGGTAAATCCGCTCCTCATGGGTTTAAAGGTGGAAGATAATCTTGCTCCGCGTTTGCATGAAATAAGGGTCTACGAAATGACGGATCATTTCGAGACCATCGATGCCACCACCTTTGCCCTGTTCAAAGGCAAAAATTCGCAACAATACCAAGTCAAAGGAGACACGGTTTTCGTTAGATCCAATGTGGTGGGCCTGGCGCTAAAAGCCTACGATCACATGACAGGGGTTACCAACTGGAACGGACTTTTTTCATGTTCCATGCTCAGGAATGATTCCCTTGTCTTTGAATTCAAACTAGACGGCTTTTCTCTTGATGATACCCGCTATATCAATGCCCATCTTGATTACCAGCAACAGCTTACAAAACAAAGTTATTTCAACCGGTGCTTCCAGTTGCCCGGCAACCTGCTCCCGATTTATCATCATGTGAAAAATAAAGGTATAATTACCCTAAAGGAGGGCAAGGCTGAGCGCATCACGCTGATCGCTGCTGACGCCAACGGCAATACAACAAAGGCCGAGTTCTGGATCAAAAAAAGCCGCCTGCCCGAGAAGAAATTTCAACCCGTTTACAATTATTTTCTTCCTTATGACGAAGAAAATATGATCGATAACGGCTCCATGATCCTGTACATGCCAGAGGGCACCCTTTACGAAAACCTTTACCTGGATTTTGCTTCCACTGCTGAAGAATCGGCTGATATCTATTCGAGTTATTTCCACATTCACGATTACAAAACTCCGGTTCATAAGTTTTATGATCTGAGTATCTTTCCTTACAAACTGCCAGAAGCCATGAAAGACAAAGCATTCATTGCTTATTGCCCGCCAGGAGGTTCAGTGGTCAATTACGGAGGCAAATGGGAGGGCAAAATGCTTAAAACCAAAGTCCGTGATCTGGGTGATTTTACGGTCATGATTGATACGATTGCCCCGACGGTCAAGCCCTACCAGTTCAAGGCCAATATGCAGGGGATAGCGTCCATGATGTTCACCATCCATGACAATTTTAGGACAGCAGGAAATGCTGAAGGCTTATCCTGGTATGCCACCATTGATGACCAGTGGATACTTATGGAACTCGACGCGAAAAAGAATCGGCTCATTTATACTTTTGACGATAGGATCCCCAGGGGGAAACATACCTTAAAACTATCGGTATGGGATGGGAAAAACAATAAAACAACATTGGAAAAAGATTTTTTGAATTAA
- the nadA gene encoding quinolinate synthase NadA has translation MDIYTYAATKLDQTGFLDVEVDPTLDLVAEIKRLKKEKNAVILAHYYQDSEIQDVADYIGDSLGLSQQAAATDADMIVFAGVHFMAETAKMLSPNKKVLLPDLKAGCSLADSCPPALFRKFKEKYPDHVVVSYINCTAELKTLTDICCTSTNAKHVINSIPKDKGIIFAPDRNLGQYLIKETGRDLVLWNGSCMVHEIFSHEKITKLMMRHPNAKFIAHPECEAHLLEKAHFIGSTTGLLKFTQRDEATEFIVATEPGIIHQMQKASPDKTFIPAPPTNNCACNECPHMKLNTMEKLYLCMEHELPEIILPQWIIEQGVASIDRMLEISAKAGL, from the coding sequence ATGGATATTTACACTTATGCAGCCACCAAACTCGATCAAACCGGCTTCCTCGATGTAGAGGTAGATCCTACCCTGGACCTGGTCGCTGAGATCAAGCGATTGAAAAAAGAAAAAAATGCCGTCATCCTGGCCCACTACTACCAGGATTCCGAGATCCAGGATGTGGCCGATTATATTGGAGACAGTCTCGGGCTTTCCCAGCAAGCCGCGGCCACAGATGCGGATATGATCGTTTTTGCAGGCGTACACTTTATGGCCGAAACAGCCAAAATGCTCTCTCCCAATAAAAAGGTTTTGTTGCCCGACCTTAAAGCCGGGTGCTCCCTGGCCGACTCCTGCCCGCCGGCGCTGTTCAGAAAATTCAAAGAAAAATATCCCGATCATGTGGTCGTCAGTTACATCAATTGTACCGCAGAGCTTAAAACATTGACGGATATTTGCTGTACCTCTACCAACGCCAAACATGTGATCAACAGCATTCCCAAAGACAAAGGCATCATTTTTGCGCCTGACAGGAACCTGGGCCAGTACCTCATTAAGGAAACCGGCCGTGACCTCGTGCTCTGGAACGGCAGCTGTATGGTGCACGAAATTTTCTCCCATGAGAAGATCACCAAACTCATGATGCGTCACCCGAATGCCAAATTCATCGCCCATCCGGAATGTGAAGCACATTTATTGGAAAAAGCACATTTCATCGGTTCCACTACCGGACTGTTGAAATTCACCCAGCGCGATGAAGCCACTGAATTCATCGTTGCGACGGAACCCGGCATCATTCACCAAATGCAAAAAGCTTCTCCCGACAAAACATTCATCCCTGCGCCACCCACCAATAACTGCGCCTGCAATGAATGTCCGCACATGAAACTCAATACCATGGAAAAACTATACCTGTGCATGGAACATGAATTGCCGGAAATTATCCTGCCTCAATGGATCATCGAACAGGGCGTGGCTTCCATTGATCGTATGCTGGAAATTTCTGCTAAAGCGGGATTGTAA
- a CDS encoding DUF3127 domain-containing protein, with protein MSFEVEGRLHRKFDTENKTESFQAREFVIEIDGGGYPQFIKFQLVQDRCALVDQYEVGDTIKVHFDLRGREWNEKYFTNLNAWRIENAAAAQAAATPPPSDASAFPSAGDEPSVAADDDLPF; from the coding sequence ATGTCATTTGAAGTTGAAGGTCGACTCCATAGGAAGTTTGACACTGAAAATAAAACGGAATCTTTCCAGGCAAGAGAATTTGTCATTGAAATAGATGGTGGAGGATATCCTCAATTCATTAAATTCCAACTTGTTCAGGATCGTTGTGCCCTGGTGGATCAGTATGAAGTGGGGGATACTATTAAGGTTCATTTCGACCTGAGAGGACGTGAGTGGAACGAAAAGTATTTCACCAACCTCAATGCCTGGCGTATTGAAAACGCGGCCGCCGCACAAGCTGCTGCTACCCCACCACCTTCAGATGCCAGTGCCTTCCCTTCAGCAGGAGATGAGCCTTCCGTGGCGGCTGATGACGATTTACCGTTTTAA
- a CDS encoding rRNA pseudouridine synthase, with the protein MSKQRNKKKVTPNKNKGSFRDKPLKVNPPVEVVGMRLNKYVAHCGVCSRRQAADFIKDGEVTVNGEVLDRPGYEIQEGDVVAYKGKVIEPEENLVYLLMNKPRGVITTVKDDRGRKTVMDIIGGKVKERIFPVGRLDMDTSGLLLLTNDGDLAKKLTHPSHGVKKLYHAILDKPLTEEHLQQIRTGLTLEDGLVEVDGVDYVKGQEKNEIGIEIHVGKNRIVRRIFEHLGYTVERLDRVYIGGLTKKDLTRGFFRHLTDREIIMLKHFV; encoded by the coding sequence ATGTCGAAGCAAAGGAACAAGAAGAAGGTTACGCCAAATAAAAACAAGGGCTCTTTCAGGGATAAACCCCTCAAGGTGAACCCGCCGGTAGAGGTTGTAGGCATGAGGTTGAATAAATATGTAGCTCATTGCGGGGTTTGTTCCCGTCGTCAGGCCGCTGATTTTATTAAAGATGGGGAGGTTACTGTAAATGGCGAAGTACTCGACCGGCCCGGATACGAAATACAGGAAGGAGATGTGGTGGCCTATAAAGGCAAGGTAATAGAACCCGAAGAAAACCTGGTGTATCTTTTGATGAATAAACCGAGAGGAGTGATTACCACCGTCAAAGACGACCGCGGGCGGAAAACGGTTATGGATATCATCGGAGGCAAGGTCAAAGAACGCATTTTCCCGGTAGGAAGGCTGGATATGGATACCTCGGGGTTATTACTCCTGACCAATGACGGTGACCTGGCCAAAAAACTGACCCACCCCAGCCATGGGGTCAAAAAGTTATATCACGCTATTTTAGATAAACCACTTACGGAAGAACATCTCCAGCAAATCAGAACTGGGCTGACACTGGAAGATGGCCTCGTGGAAGTAGATGGTGTCGATTATGTCAAAGGACAGGAAAAAAATGAAATCGGCATTGAGATCCACGTAGGCAAAAACCGTATCGTCCGCAGAATTTTTGAGCACCTCGGTTATACTGTGGAACGCCTGGATCGCGTGTATATAGGAGGGCTGACTAAAAAAGACCTTACCCGCGGATTCTTCCGCCATCTCACAGATCGGGAAATAATTATGTTGAAGCATTTTGTTTAG
- a CDS encoding HNH endonuclease produces the protein MKKELGSCPICQRLMYDDGSVDKHHFIPKSKGGRETEYIHKVCHSKIHSLFTEKELAAEYKTAEKLREHPEIQKFLKWVSSKGPSFYDRSKRSRSKPPGKRK, from the coding sequence ATGAAGAAAGAACTGGGCTCCTGCCCGATTTGCCAAAGGCTCATGTATGATGACGGCTCGGTGGATAAACATCACTTTATTCCCAAAAGCAAGGGAGGCCGGGAAACCGAGTATATCCATAAAGTGTGCCACTCCAAGATCCATTCATTGTTTACCGAAAAAGAACTTGCCGCCGAATACAAAACGGCTGAAAAACTCCGGGAGCATCCGGAAATTCAAAAATTCCTGAAGTGGGTTTCTTCTAAAGGGCCTTCTTTTTACGACAGGAGTAAACGGTCGAGGAGCAAACCTCCGGGGAAACGGAAGTAA
- the bcp gene encoding thioredoxin-dependent thiol peroxidase — MTQLKPGDKAPDFSGFNEKGEKVSLGDFKGKKLILFFYPKDNTPGCTAEACNLRDNYALLQSKGYALLGVSPDGEKQHKNFIAKYDLPFPLLADTEQETLNAYGVWGKKSMYGREYMGVFRTTFVIDEKGIIEKVFEKVNTKSHAEQILE, encoded by the coding sequence ATGACACAATTAAAACCAGGCGATAAAGCTCCTGACTTTTCGGGCTTCAACGAAAAAGGAGAAAAGGTTTCACTCGGTGATTTCAAGGGCAAAAAACTGATTTTGTTCTTTTATCCAAAAGACAATACCCCGGGCTGCACGGCAGAAGCCTGCAATTTACGGGACAATTATGCCCTGCTGCAATCAAAAGGATATGCCCTGCTCGGGGTGAGTCCGGATGGTGAGAAGCAACACAAAAATTTTATTGCCAAATACGACCTGCCTTTCCCACTTTTGGCAGATACGGAACAGGAAACATTGAATGCCTATGGAGTATGGGGGAAGAAGAGTATGTATGGCCGGGAATACATGGGCGTATTCCGGACGACTTTTGTAATCGATGAAAAGGGAATAATCGAAAAAGTATTTGAGAAGGTGAATACTAAATCACATGCCGAGCAGATTCTCGAATAA